The following coding sequences lie in one Aspergillus luchuensis IFO 4308 DNA, chromosome 8, nearly complete sequence genomic window:
- a CDS encoding glycoside hydrolase 5 family protein (CAZy:GH5;~COG:G;~EggNog:ENOG410PKKN;~InterPro:IPR017853,IPR001547;~PFAM:PF00150;~SECRETED:SignalP(1-21);~go_function: GO:0004553 - hydrolase activity, hydrolyzing O-glycosyl compounds [Evidence IEA];~go_process: GO:0071704 - organic substance metabolic process [Evidence IEA]) → MKFSSSLLTLASLALANLSTALPKASPAPSSSSSSSSSASTSFASTSGLQFTIDGETGYFAGTNSYWIGFLTDDSDVDLVMSHLKSSGLKILRVWGFNDVTTQPSSGTVWYQLHQDGKSTINTGADGLQRLDYVVSSAEQHDIKLIINFVNYWTDYGGMSAYVSAYGGSDETDFYTSDTMQSAYQTYIKTVVERYSNSSAVFAWELANEPRCPSCDTSVLYDWIEKTSKFIKGLDADHMVCIGDEGFGLNTDSDGSYPYQFAEGLNFTKNLGIDTIDFGTLHLYPDSWGTSDDWGNGWISAHGAACKAAGKPCLLEEYGVTSNHCSVESPWQKTALNTTGVSADLFWQYGDDLSTGKSPDDGNTIYYGTSDYECLVTDHVAAIGSA, encoded by the exons ATGAAGTTCTCCAGCTCCCTTCTCACCCTAGCCAGCCTGGCGCTGGCCAACCTCTCTACGGCCCTGCCCAAAGCCTCTCCTGCGCcaagtagcagcagtagcagcagcagcagcgcctccacctccttcgCCAGCACCTCGGGCCTCCAATTCACCATCGATGGCGAAACCGGCTACTTCGCTGGAACGAACAGCTACTGGATTGGCTTTCTAACCGACGACTCGGACGTCGACCTGGTGATGAGCCACCTAAAGTCATCCGGCCTCAAGATCCTCCGCGTATGGGGCTTCAACGACGTCACCACGCAGCCCTCCTCCGGCACAGTCTGGTACCAACTGCACCAGGACGGCAAATCAACAATCAACACTGGCGCCGACGGTCTCCAGCGTCTCGACTACGTCGTCTCGTCTGCCGAACAGCACGACATcaaactcatcatcaacttcGTCAACTACTGGACCGACTACGGCGGTATGTCCGCGTACGTCAGCGCGTATGGCGGATCCGACGAGACGGATTTCTATACGAGTGATACAATGCAATCTGCGTATCAGACGTATATTAAGACGGTCGTGGAGCGGTATAGTAACTCCTCCGCGGTGTTTGCGTGGGAGTTGGCGAATGAGCCGAGATGTCCCAGTTGCGATACGTCTGTGTTGTATGATTGGATTGAGAAGACGAGTAAGTTTATTAAGGGGTTGGATGCGGATCATATGGTTTGtattggtgatg AGGGCTTCGGTCTCAACACCGACTCAGACGGCAGCTACCCCTACCAATTCGCCGAGGGCCTGAACTTCACCAAGAACCTCGGTATCGATACTATTGACTTTGGTACTCTCCACTTGTACCCTGATAGCT GGGGCACTTCCGACGACTGGGGTAACGGATGGATCAGCGCGCACGGCGCGGCGTGCAAAGCGGCCGGCAAGCCCTGCCTTCTGGAAGAATACGGCGTCACCTCGAACCACTGCAGCGTGGAGAGTCCGTGGCAGAAGACAGCCCTCAACACGACGGGCGTCAGCGCAGATCTCTTCTGGCAGTATGGTGATGATTTGAGCACGGGCAAGTCGccggatgatggaaatacCATCTACTATGGGACGAGCGATTACGAGTGTTTGGTCACGGATCATGTGGCTGCTATTGGTAGTGCGTGA
- a CDS encoding uncharacterized protein (COG:S;~EggNog:ENOG410PKXX;~InterPro:IPR018750;~PFAM:PF10067;~TransMembrane:6 (i31-51o85-107i119-137o149-168i180-198o275-294i)), with translation MVKPTRPPANNFVATARKIYNPIGFAKGYNFILWMISAGALLGFSLARLMYLNFDGIFCPADQNKADALPGECFYYQDTRGRVGILLHLGAILPACLLAFLQFVPVIRHKVILFHRINGYLVIIGSFTGMAGVLMIAEHSFGGGVSIQIALGVALIIFLSCICIAYYNIKRLQIEQHRAWMIRAWVCGGFIITMRIIGITTNKVLVALAPNQYFVSYSCSEISFMLNGNQSVVQSLHPSCTGTNPNHHVLVNAFSSNGTGNVDQAAAGLDISFSAAAWLAVAIHVFAAELYLHLTPAESARLRRVSYQRQLEAGMRRPGNMGLTAEKVGDAEPFLMVKGEERGEGDCMFYQYQKQNTPNFIG, from the exons ATGGTCAAACCCACCCGCCCACCAGCCAACAACTTCGTAGCCACCGCCCGCAAGATCTACAACCCGATCGGCTTCGCCAAAGGCTACAACTTCATCCTATGGATGATATCCGCCGGCGCACTACTCGGCTTCTCCCTCGCCCGACTCATGTACCTCAACTTCGACGGCATCTTCTGCCCAGCAGACCAAAACAAAGCCGATGCCCTCCCCGGCGAATGCTTCTACTACCAAGATACCCGCGGCCGCGTcggcatcctcctccacctcggcGCCATCCTCCCAGCCTgtctcctcgccttcctccaATTCGTCCCTGTCATCCGCCACaaagtcatcctcttccaccgcatCAACGGCTACCTGGTCATCATCGGCTCTTTCACCGGCATGGCCGGCGTGCTAATGATAGCAGAGCACAGCTTCGGCGGTGGTGTGAGCATCCAAATCGCCCTCGGCGTGGcactcatcatcttccttagctgcatctgcatcgcttattataatatcaagaGACTGCAGATCGAGCAGCACCGCGCGTGGATGATCCGCGCTTGGGTCTGC GgcggcttcatcatcaccatgcgCATCATCGGCATAACCACCAACAAAGTCCTCGTGGCCCTCGCCCCCAACCAATACTTCGTCTCCTACTCCTGCTCTGAGATCTCCTTCATGCTGAACGGGAACCAATCCGTCGTGCAATCCCTCCATCCGTCCTGCACGGGGACTAATCCGAACCACCACGTTCTCGTCAATGCTTTCAGCTCCAATGGAACCGGAAATGTGGACCAGGCTGCCGCAGGCCTCGACATCAGTTTTAGTGCTGCGGCGTGGCTCGCGGTCGCTATTCATGTCTTTGCGGCTGAGCTGTATCTCCATCTCACTCCGGCTGAGTCggcgaggttgaggagggtgtcGTACCAGAGACAGTTGGAGGCCGGGATGAGGAGGCCTGGGAATATGGGGTTAACGGCGGAGAAGGTTGGTGATGCGGAGCCGTTTTTGATGGTtaagggggaggagaggggtgagGGGG ATTGTATGTTTTATCAATACCAGAAACAAAACACGCCCAATTTTATTGGCTGA